In Candidatus Eisenbacteria bacterium, the genomic window ATGTCGGAGGCGTCATAATTCTCTGCGGTGATCGATACCGTCGCCACTCGATTTGTTAAACTTGTCGTGCCCCATATCTTCACACCAGGAATCTCGAGCAGTCCATCCTGCAATAGGCCGAGCAGCTCCATCTCATGACGATGGATATTTTTCACGCCCCGCTCCTCCACCCAGTCGAGGCCCGCCGAGAGGCCGGCAATACCCGCCAAATTCAATGTTCCCGCTTCCAGCCGGTAGGGGTATTCCTCCAAGTGAAGGGGGACAGCGCTTCTGACGCCGGTACCGCCGTAGATTGTGCCGGTAATCTCAGCGTCATCGGCGACACAGATGCCGCCGGTTCCAGTGGGGGCGAAGAGCCCTTTGTGTCCGGTGAAGGTCAGAAAACTAATATGGCATTTCGCCATGTCGATCGGAAGGACACCAGCCGTCTGGGCGGTGTCTACCGCAAAGGGAACTCCTTTCCCATGGCAGACAGCACCGATCGCTTCAAGGTTTTGCACGACACCGGTGACATTAGACGCATGGTTGACAATCACCAGGACCGTATTGCTGCGGATCGCCTTGCGGATATCTTCAGGATCGAGATACCCTTCGCCATCAGGTTTAACAAAAGTGGCTTCAGCGCCCTCGGCGATCTTGTGGTTAACAGGGCGGATGACGGAATTGTGTTCCAGAACCGTTGTGACGACATGATCTCCAGGCCGTACAAGCCCGTTGATCACCAGATTGAGGCTCATCGTTGCGTTGAGTGTAAAAACCAGACGGTTTGGATCTTTCTTTTTACCGGCGTCGACCAGGCTCTTGTTGAAGAAATTCGACAGTCTTTTGCGTGTTTGGTGGATCATCTTTTCGGCATTGAGCGCCAGATCACATCCCGTACGGCCTGGGTTGACCCCATTATCGCGATAAAAATCGCGAACGGTGTCATGTACGACCTCAGGTTTGGGGAATGAGGTCGCCGCATTATCAAGATAGATGATGCCGTCCGTCATTAGGGCCTCCGCGTTTCAAGATGAAAAAAGGCCGGTCATTCTCCGAACAACCAACACACATACCACGTTACTAAATATCGTGCTGGATAGCAATGAGGTCAAGGGAATCCCGGGTGGACCGAATCCTTGAATGTAATAGATCCTATTAATAAAACAAATCAGGAAGATAGAAAACTCTAATGAAATCAAAATCCGCATTGTCAATAGATGAGAACCTTGTCGGCTTCAAACGTCAACTGGGCCAGATCTCCAAGACGTGTCTGTAAGACGCCTTCCGCAAGCTCTTCTTCTTTGAGGCCCCGGGTTTCCATGCACGTCTTGCAGATCATAATGCATTGAGTTTGAAGGATCGGTTTCAATAATCGCTCAATGTTGTAATACCCATTGGGGGTGATCTGGCCTTGTTTGGCGCAGAGCACACCATCCGCCGTTAGATAGACCGTCAACTCCAAATCCTTTTCCACCCGCAGAAGAGCTTCCGCGAGTCGCAAGGCCTGGTAGGGCTTCTCGGATCCGTAGGGAGCATCATGAATGACGATCAATATTTTCATTGGCGGTGACCTTTCTGTCCGCTTCCGGCGGAGCGGTGGGTGACAGGGTTTCACTGTCGTTCCATCGCTGCGGATGGGGACAGCGCCCTTACTCTAGATCCAAGGATTTTCTTTTGCCACCTCTCGATGAAGCGACATTTTTATCTTGCTTGTTGCACAAATGTGCAATATAATTGGGTCATCATGAAGACCATGGACCGGGTTCTCCGAACTCTGAATGAGTGGATCTCCGAATGCGGCGCGCCACCGACCCTGAGAGAGCTTGCCCAGGCGCTCGGATTCCGCTCGACGAACAGCGTTCGATACCATCTTCGCCGGCTTGAGAGGGCAGGATTGGTCAGACGCCATCCTGGGATGGCGCGAGGCTTTGTGCCGGTGGCGCCGTCCGTAATCCCGCCTCCCCTGGAGGGAGATCAGATTCTGGAACTCCCCATATTAGGCAGAGTCGCCGCGGGTACGCCGATCAGCGCTGAAGAGAACAGAGAGGGTTCTATCGTTCTGGATCCCCAATGGAGAAAGAGGGGGGCGGCCTATGCCCTCATTATCAAGGGGAACAGCATGAGAGATGCCGGAATCTACGAAGGGGATCTGGCTTTGGTTAGACCGCAATGTCGGGCGGATCATGGGTCACTCATCGTCGCCCTCCTGGATGGGGAAGCGACCGTAAAGAGACTGGAGTTGAGGGGAAACCAAATCCGCCTCTGTCCATCCCATCCTGATTACGAACCGATACCGGTCTCCCGGGACAGCCGCTTCAGTATTCTCGGCAAGGTCGTAGGGATCATACGCCAGTATCCGGAGCGGGCGGTGGAGGGTCTGGTGCCATCATGACCGGCTCAGCACCGCAACGGCCCGGCGACCGGACAATCCTCCACATCGATATGGATGCCTACTTCGCGGAGGTGGAAATATTGTGCAACCCCTTGCTGCGGGGAAAGCCGCTTATTATCGGGGGCAGGCCCGGTGATAGAGGCGTCGTCGCAACCGCGTCATATGAAGCGAGGGCCTTTGGAATCAGGGCGGGGATGTCCTTAACAAAAGCCGAGCATTTGTGCCCGAACGCGATCTTCCTGCCGACAGATGCCGTAAAGTATCAAAGCTTCTCCATTCGGATTCTCAAGTATCTTCTTGAAATCACGCCGCGGGTCGAAATGTGGAGTATCGATGAGGCGTTTCTTGATCTATCGAATGTCATTGAGCCCCGTGCCGACCGCTTCATGATGCCGATGCCGTCTGGAAACGGCGGCCTTTCCAGCCGGCCGGTTCGTGAGACTCCCTTATTCAGGATGGCCTCGCGTATCCGCGACGGCATCGCCAAGGAGATCCGCCTTCCCTGTTCGATCGGTGGCGGTCCAAACAAACTCGTCGCAAAAATGGCGACCGGTCTTCATAAGCCGCGGGGATTGACCCTGCTCGGCCCCCGCGCCTTCCGGAGGCACTTCTGGCCGCGCCCGGTTGAAGATCTGATGGGCGTGGGTGAGAAAACGGGTCTTTTTTTGCGGCGCTTGGGGTTTCAAACGATCGGCGATCTGGCGGGCGCCGATCCGCGGCCGCTTTCACATTTAATGGGCGTAATGGCGTTCTCCATTGTGGCGGGAGCCCGCGGAGAAGAGGGATCCGCTGTCGTTCCGTACGGGGAGGCGGCGCCCCCGAAATCCCTGGGACACGAGCACACCGTCTCGCATGACCTCGTTCAAGAGGATGACGTGATGGCGTTGTTGCTGGCTCTGACAGATCTGGTCGGATATGATATGCGCCGGGGCGGCTATCTCGGACGCACCGTTGTGTTAAAGATGCGGACCCATTCGTTTAATACGATCACCCGGCAGAGAACACTTCCAGTGCCCACAAATGAAAATCGCGTCATATACTCCGTCGTACAGGATCTCTTTCGCCGGCACGCTATCGGAGAGCCTGTCCGTCTCCTGGGTGTCAAAATGGGACAGCTCATCCCTCAGCATCGGGAGGGGGCGGAATTCGCACCGGGAGAGCATCTCCTTCCCGAGGATCGCAAGTATCAGCGCCTGCTTAAGACCCTCGATCATCTTCGGAAGGAATATGGAACCGCGAGCATGTTTCGGGCGGCAACGATGGTTGGGAACAGAGAATGAACAAGAACCCGTGGGGCCCGCTCTTTGGCGGGGAGCAGGTTTGGGCGGGGAGGGGCGCCGCGCACCATCCACAGACTCCGGGTTTTTCGCTCTGGAGACCGGGTGATCCTGTATCGGTGCAGAAGATCCGTATCGGTACATCGGGTTATTCATTCCGGGACTGGATTGGACCCTTCTATCCCCCCGGCACACGGCCCGCCGAGATGCTTCCCTTCTATGCCTCCTGTTTTCCGGCGGTGGAGCTCAATGTGACCTATTACCGCCTGCCCCATGCGAACACATTTTCAAGGATTGAAAATAAGACGCCGAAGGGCTTTGAGTTCTTTGTTAAATTGCAAAGCGATTTGACGCACAAGCGGGGTTATAATCCTTCCGCTATTGAGGCCTTCCTCGAGGCGATACAACCCCTGCGCCAGGCGGGGAAGTACATCGGCGCTCTGGCTCAATTCCCCTGGTCTTTCCGCCGGACAAGGGAGAACCAGAAATATCTGGAATGGCTGGGAAGTCGATTCCCGGCCCGCCCCCTGGTCATTGAATTCAGGCATGATTCGTGGGCGGGTGAAGAGACCTTTCAATTGTTAAAGAATTCAGACTTGGATTTTTGCTCAGTCGATGAGCCGGATCTTCGGGGTCTATTTCCCCCGATGGCTCGCCGGACCGCCGCTATCGGCTATATTCGCCTCCATGGAAGAAACAAGAAGGATTGGTGGACCGGTCAAGGTTCCGAGCGCTACAATTATCTCTACTCAAAAGATGAACTTCAGGAATGGGTCGACAAGATCCGGGAACTGGCGGATCAATCTGAAAAGACATATGTTTTTTTTAACAATTGCCACGCGGGTCACGCCGTTCAGAATGCTCAGTACCTGGCTGCTTTGCTTCAGGGGGAAGGAGACTTTTTTAATCCGATCTAGCCCGGCCCAAAAATCGCCATACTTCCCGGAACATTGCCATTACAAGACCCGCCGTTATCAAGGATCCAAGATAGGTGCCGATCAGCTCGCCCCAGGCGAAGAGACGATGCTGATGCAGATTCTCGAAGGGAGAGATCCCTCCCCACGTGAACGGGGGATAGTAGGTGATGCGTCTCATTGGATTCGGATCGTAATCATGCAAGATGACATTGAGAAAGACGGCGAAGGTCATCATTCCCGCAAGCCAAGCCCAATTCCGTGATCTTCCGGCTAGCGCACATGTCAAGGGAACGGCCATGAAAAGGTGATTTTCATGCATGTGGGTGGAGAAAAAGAAAAAGAGCAGTGTGATGATGGCGGCGCTTTGAATCAACGCCGCCGTGAAGGTTGCGTCATCCTTGGCGCGCCGGAAAACCGGCCATGATCGGTAGAGAATGAGGAGGGAAAGGAGGCCGAAAAGCCCCAATCCGAAAATCTTGGGTGTCAGAGGCCCGAAGAATGGCGTATTGGCGTCCCTCCAAGCGCCGAGGAGCCACCAGAGATTGTGGCCGTTGACAGATGTGAAGGGCATCAGTCCCACATCAAAGAGCACGTGGTTCAGAACCGAGGATCCACGCCCCGTCATGAGAAAGGGGAGAAAGAGCACCAGCACGACGGCAACGCCGGAAAGACCGGCCGTCAACAGCCCCTTCCATCGGTCTCTGGCAAAGGCGGCGACAGCGACCAAGGGAGCGATCGGCGCCGCCAGCGGTTTCATCATTCCCCCCAAGGCGAGCGCCACACCCGAACCGGCCGCCCGCCCTCCACCGAGGAAAAAGAGAGACGCCAGAACGAAGGCGCTGTGAATGGCGTCCGGTTGGCCCCAATAGGCCGAATCCCACAGTACGGCGGGGTTGAAAAGATATATCAAGGCGGCCCATCGCCCCCACTTCGGTCCCGCTCGTTGCGGACCCCAAAGGCGCCGTCGAGAGATCAGGAGATAAAGAACGGCCGCGATGAGGATGTCGAAAATGAAGGGTGGAAGTTTGATGAGGAGTGTCAGGAGGGTGGAGTCGGGAATGGTTCCAAGGGGAGTTTCCGCCGCCAGGGCGAGATAGGCTTTTCCCAAAGGGTACAGGATGTAAATGTAGAGAGGGGGATAGTCGAAATCCACGGTGTCGTAAATCGAAGGGATGCCTTCCCGGCCGGCGCCCAGCGCCCAGCGCTTATAGGTTAGTGTATCGATGATGTAGCCGGGCTGAACGGCCAGAATCCAGCGGATGACAATATAAAAGATGAGAATCCAGCTGAAGGTTCTCCGACCCATCTCTCTCTCCAATCCTTCATTCAACAGCTTCCCAGAAGGGAGGATAGGCCGGGATCTTATGAGGCCTCTATCCATGTGTCAATACGGAGGCGCGCTGCGGCCGCAGGAATCGAGCCGATTTCCATACGCTCAAGTCAACAATATGGCCGGAAGTTTCCTTCGGGACAGACGCTCTTGACGGAAAGACCTCCTTATCTATAATCAATCCTGAAGTAAGAAAATCCAATATCAGTTGGCCGCAAGAAGGGGGGCGTGGTGCAGAGCTTTGGTTCAATAGATGAAATCCTGGATTTTGCTATCGCTCGAGAAGTTGAGGCCGCGAAGTTCTATCAGGAAATGTCAGGACGGGTGAAGCGGGACGCGATGAAGGATCTCTTTAGGGATTTTGCCAATGAGGAGCGGCGGCATAAGGCGAAGCTCGAGAAGGTCAAACAGGGAAAGCTTCTCCTCATCTCGGCGAAGAAAATCCAGGATCTCAAGATCGCTGAGTATACTGAAGAGATCGATATGTCTTCCGGCGCTGAATTCAATTATCAACAAGCTCTTATTGTGGCGATGCAAAGAGAAAAGAATGCCTTCAAGCTCTACAGCGATCTGGCCAAGCTGGCGGATGATGAAGGGGTTCGAAACCTTTTGCTTGAACTCGCCAATGAAGAGGCAAAGCACAAACTATATTTTGAGACCGAGTACGACAATCACATCCTGACGGAGAATTAGGTCCCTGGGTCATCTCTCAGATTGAACCCCAAAAGAGGAAGACTCCGGACATGGGGTGGGTTGAATAATGCAGTGCTCTCTAGGGGTCTGTGACCCCTTTTAACGTCAATAATTTAGCCTGCACAATATTGGTGGGATTAAGGCTTTTTATGGACATTCCGTATTTTGGACGAGGGATTCATATCCCCAAGCAAAAGCCGGTTGGTGACATTCTTGAGATTCCACCGCCCGACAAGGTGTTTCTACTTCTTCAACAATGCGCCGGCCCCATTTGCGTGCCTGTTGTTGAGGCTGGTGACACCGTGAAAATCGGGCAGCTCGTCGCTGAGGGCGCCAAGGGTCAAGCGCCGGATTTACATTCCCCTATTTGCGGTATCGTGAAGGGGCTTGAAGACGTCATCGCCCCGAATGGGACCGTAACAAAGGCGCTGGTCGTTGAAAGCAACGGCGGATTTGAGATGGAGACCTTCGAACCTGATCCCGATCCACTCTCGAAGAGCGGTGCGGAATTGCTCGAGGAGATCAGGAAGGCCGGCATCGTTACCAGCCGCCGGGAGGCTCATTCGCTTGAGGCTCTCATCCGCGAGGCGATGGACCCGCATGGCTTCGTTTCGGCGACCGGCTCTGTTATCGCCCGGCCGGTCCGGCAGATCGCCGTGCGATTTACGGATGTTGATCCTCATTTGGCGACCCTGAAGACCATTACAAGGGAAATCGGCGAGAAAACGGATCGCTTGCATCTGGGTCTTAAAGTTTTACAAAAGATCACCGGAACCAAGGATCTGCACTTTGTCCTGGATCGGAATCAAGACGCTCCGGGATTGGTTCAGTTGGCTGAAGACAATGAATACTCAATCCTCAGAGTCAATGCCGGGACCTACCCTTCTGCGGCCGATCCGCTCGTGGCCTGCGCCATCGGCGGTCGTGAACCGGATGTTGCGTTCCGCGGTGTTCATGAAAGCGGTGAGCTGGTGCTGGATGTGGATACGGTGCTGCGGGTCGCCCGCGCCGTCGCTGAGCGGCGGCCCGTTCTCGACCGGCTAATTACGGTCGGCGGCTCCTTTGGAGTAAAGGTCGTCAAGATTTATATCGGTATGACGCTGGCCGACATCGCAGAGGCCGCCGGGGAAACGGAGGAATACGGAAAAGTTCTGGTCGGCGGACCGCTTCAAGGATCCGCATTACATACCCTTGATTTTCCGATGGCCAAAGATTCGACGGCCATCTGGTTGTTCAGGCCGGAAGAAGTGGTGGAGGAGGTGAACCACCCCTGCATCAGCTGCGGGCTCTGCGTGATGGTATGTCCGATGAGGTTATTGCCCGGCTTGTTGTCCCGTTATTGCGAATTCGGCAAATGGCAGGAGGCGGAAGAGGCGCACCTTTTCTCCTGCATTGAATGTGGTTGTTGTTCTTATGTCTGCCCGGCGGAACGCTCCATGGTTCAGTTCATGGTGCATGGGAAGAACGAGGTGCTCGCTTTGTGGAGGTCCCGCTGATGTCGAATAGCCGATATGTGGTTTCACTGTCCCCTCACATCCGCTACGGACGCACGATACGCGGGATGATTCTCACGACGATGATCGCATTGGCGCCCTCCGTCATCTGGGGTGTTTTCACTTTCGGCTTCAACGCGCTGCTGTATGTGGCGCTCGGCGTCTTCGGCGCCGTCGGTATGGAGTTTTTGTTAAACAAGATCACCCGCCGGCCGATATCAATCGGCGACGGTCATGCCGCTCTCGTCGGTCTCATGGTGGCGATGCTCGTGCCTGCCGGTGTGCCATGGTGGGTCGTTTTTGACGGCGCGGTTTTGGCTATTCTTATCGGCAAGATGCCGTACGGCCCCCTTGGAGGCGCCCCGTTGTCACCCGCCCTTGTCGGGCTTCTCATCATGGTCGTTTCCTGTCCGAATGAGTTTGCGAAAAATGTCTATCCGATAAACGCCCCGGAGACGCGGATCGAGGGTGTCGCGCCCGCGGAAAGTCCGCAGACAGCCGTCCGGATCGATCCGAGTGACGCGGGGGATTACAGAATCAGTGATCTCTTCCTTGGAAGACAGGTCGGTCCCATCGGCACCGTTTCCCCCATGCTGCTGCTCCTCGGCGGGCTGTTTCTCATCTGGCGCCGGGTTTCGAGATGGCGGGGACCGGCCGGATTCATTGCTGGGATGCTCCTTTCAGGCGCCGTTGCGCATGCCGTGGATCCCGGACTCTATCCCCCGGTGCTGTTCCAGCTCTTCACGGGTATCGCCATGTTCGGCGCCTTCTTTCTATGCACTGAGTGGACATCAACCCCGGTCACTCCCTGGGGACTCTTTCTTTTCGGTTTCATGGCCGGGCTGCTGACAATCATACTTCGACTTTCCGGTTTGCCGTACGGCAGGGTGCCTTTTGCCATCATGATCATGTCGCTCGCAACCCCGCTTTTCGACAGGATCACTCCCACACCCTTCGGAAAGGTGGTGCGCCATGCGTGATCAAATCTGGTTCATGGTTTTGGTGCTTGCGGTTGTGGGTTCATTGGCCGGAATGGCTCTCTCCGCCGTCAAGTCGGTCACTGATCCGGTGATTGAGAAGCGGATTTTAGAGACAAAAATCAAACCGAGCCTTGATGACTTTTTCGGTCCGCTGCAGCCGGATAACGATGTTATAGCGGATAGGATCGTACTGGATCTCGGGAAGGACTCCCGGGGCAGGAAACTGCGTCTTTCCGTATTCACGGCGAAGAAGGGCGGCAAGGTTATCGGCGCCGCCTTGCAGACGGCCGGCGGAGGGTACGGCGGAGATATTCAAGTCTTGACGGCGTTTGATCTTGTACAAGAAGAAATTCTCGGCGTGAAAACTCTGGATCAAAAAGAAACACAGGGCCTGGGGGCCCGCGTTGCGAATGACAAGGAACCGTTCATCCAGCAATTTAAGGGAATGAAGTTCTCAAGCGGGATCAAGCTGCGTGCTAACGGTGGAGAAGTAGACGCTATTTCCGGAGCATCGATTTCTTCGACCGCCTACGCTGAGGCGGTCGATCGGGCCGCCGCGCTTCTCGAAGAGCGCCGGGCCGATATTATCGGAAAGTAGAGAGGTACACGACGATGAGGACCCCTCTTCAAGAGTTCACCAAGGGTTTTTGGGAGCAGATTCCACCGTTTCGATTGGTACTCGGCATATGTCCCACGCTGGCTGTCACAAAATCCTTGGAAGGCGGCTGGGGGATGGGCTTGGCGACGACCTTCGTGCTCGTCTGTTCCAATATTTTTGTTTCCGCGCTTCGAAAGGTCGTTCCCCCCAAAGTGAGGATCGCCACTTTTATTGTTATTATCGCGACATTTGTTGTCATCACTGAATTGGTAATGAAAGCATATACCCCGATGTTATCAGATTCCCTGGGGGTATTTATCCCGCTCATCGTGGTGAATTGCATCATCCTCGGCCGGGCGGAAGCCTTTGCATCCAAAAACGGTGTCGGACGATCCCTGCTCGACGGATTGGGCATCGGGCTTGGTTACACATTAGCCCTATCCGCCATTGGGTGTATTCGCGAGCTGTGCGGAACCGGCGGTCTGACATTGTTTTCCCAGGCGAATCTGGGCGTATCCCTTATTCCCTTGGCCGATGGCCAGGAATTCCTTTTTAAGTTTATGGTGGATCCTCCCGGTGCTTTCGTCACCCTGGGGGGAATGCTGATGCTTATGAACATTATCAGCGCGCGTTCGGCCAAGGCCGCATAGGGAGCACGTCATGTCTGAATATTTACTCCTCGTCGTCTCCGCCATCTTGGTTAACAATATTCTCTTGGCGCAATTCCTTGGGAATTGCCCATTTTTAGGCGTGTCCCAGAAAATGGGGACCGCGACCGGAATGGGGATGGCGGTCATTTTCGTGTTAACCCTTGCCGGCGCTATCACCTGGATCGTGCAGTGGTATTTGCTGGTGCCCTATGAGCTGGAGTATCTCAGAACCATCGCCTTTATTCTTGTGATCGCCGCATTGGTTCAGCTGGTCGAGATTGTTCTTCAGAAAACCGCACCGGCCTTATACAACAGCTTGGGTATCTTCTTGCCCCTTATTACAACGAATTGCGCGGTACTTGGTGTGGCGATTATCAATATCCAGAAGGACTTCGATTTTATAAACACATTGATATATTCATTTGCCTCTGCGGTCGGATTTGCTCTCGCGCTCGTCTTGTTTGCGGGGCTGCGGGAACGATTCGCCCTCACCCGTATGCCGAAAGCGCTGCAGGGAACCGCGTCGGGGCTCATCACGGCAGGTCTCATGGCCCTGGCATTTCAGGGGTTTAAGGGTTTGATCTAAAACAAGAGGTCAAAATAAGATGTTCGTTGCGGCTTGTGTCATCGGAGGAATCGGGTTCCTTGCAGCACTAGGTCTGGGTGTCGCCGCGCGGTTCTTCGCCGTTCACGTTGATCCCAAAGTTCTCGAGATCGAGGAGGCATTGCCGGGGGCGAACTGCGGCGGATGCGGCTTTTCCGGGTGTTCGGCGGCGGCGTTGGCCGTCGCAAAAGGTAAGGCGGGCCCGGATCTCTGTGTCGCCGGCGGAATCGAGGTGGCTGAGGCGGTTGCGGAAATCCTGGGTCTATCCGTGGAAGCCGGGGAAGTCGGCATCGCTGAATTGGGATGCAAGTATGGGATGGATGATGCCCACCTTCGCTTTGATTATGCCGGTGTTCCCGATTGCCGGGCCGCCGCATTGGTCGGCGGCGGCGGCAAGATTTGTACAATGGGATGCCTGGGTTTGGGAACTTGCGTCAATGCCTGTCCGTTTGGCGCCCTGGTCATGGGCGAAGACGGCCTGCCGCATGTGATCGCCGAGAAGTGCACGGCGTGCGGTACCTGCGAGCGAGTCTGCCCCAAAGGGATTATCCGGGTTCAGACGCCCAGCCGCCGGTTCACGCATGTACAAACCGAGGATGATTGTGTCGCTCCCTGCCAGGCGACCTGTCCCGCCCAGATCGATATTCCGGATTACATAGCGGCCATCGGCCGGGGTGAGTTTCTGGAGGCGGTGCGAATCATCAAAGAGGCCAATCCATTCCCATTGGTTTGCGGCCGGGTTTGCCCCCATCCCTGCGAAGCCGCCTGCCGGCGGGGAGAGGTTGACGAAGCCATCAATATCAACCATCTCAAAAGGTTTGCCGCCGACTTCGAAATGACTTCCGGACAGCACGTGCTTCCCCAAGTCCTTTCGGATACGGGGAAGCGGGTCGCGATCATCGGCGGTGGCCCTTCTGGATTGACCTGCGCCTACTATCTGGCGCGCTTGGGTCACAAAGTAAAGGTCTTTGAGGCGATGCCGGAACCGGGCGGCATGCTCCTCTACGGCATTCCCGAGTACCGTCTGCCGAAGAAGACGCTGGCCTGGGAGATTGACGGTATTCTTCAGCTGGGTGTCGAGTTGGAATGTAATACAAAGATGGGCAAGGATTTCACACTGGATGACCTAATTAACCAGGGATTTGATTCGGTCTACATAGCGGTCGGCGCCTGGGATTCACGCCGGTTGGGTGTGCCTGGAGAACATGATTTTGAAGAGGTGGCGAGCGGAACGGAATTTTTAATTAAGCGCGGTTTGAGGGAGGACACACCGATCGGCAAAAATGTCATGATTGTCGGCGGCGGCAATACGGCGATGGACGCCGCGAGAACTTCCTGGCGCCTGGGCGCTGAAAATGTCTACCTGCTTTACCGGCGATCGCGAAAAGAGATGCCGGCTAACGACATTGAAGTCGCTGAAGGGGAGCATGAGGAAATCAAATATCATTTCCTCGCCGCCCCGACAAAATTGGTCGGCGAGGGTGGACGGCTGAAGGCTTTGGAATTCCAAAAAATGGAGCTTGGTGAGCCTGATGCCTCCGGCCGACGCAGGCCTGTGCCGGTTGAAGGTTCTGAAATGGAGATTGAGGTCGACAATGTTTTCAGCGCGATCGGGCAATCCCCGAATCTGGACTGTCTCGATGCCGGTGACTTGGCCAAAATGATAGAGCGGACACGATGGAACTCGATCGACGCCAAGGAAGGCACCATGCAAACGGCTCTCAAACAGGTCTTCGCCGGGGGTGATGACTGGCGTGGCGCCGCCACGGCGGTGGAGGCGATTCGAGACGGACGTTTTGCCGCGCGATCGATTCATATGAGCCTTATGGGCGAAGAGATGGAGCTTCCATCCAATTGGTACCGTAAGGCGCCGAATCTGCCGGGTATCGATAGGGGGGTTTCCTTTGAGAGGGGAGCGCGTGTGAAAATGCCGGAGCTCAGTGTTGATGAGCGCCGGCTGAATTTCAATGAAGTTGAACTCGGATTAACTGAGGAGATGGCCAGGAAGGAAAGCCG contains:
- a CDS encoding aminotransferase class V-fold PLP-dependent enzyme — its product is MTDGIIYLDNAATSFPKPEVVHDTVRDFYRDNGVNPGRTGCDLALNAEKMIHQTRKRLSNFFNKSLVDAGKKKDPNRLVFTLNATMSLNLVINGLVRPGDHVVTTVLEHNSVIRPVNHKIAEGAEATFVKPDGEGYLDPEDIRKAIRSNTVLVIVNHASNVTGVVQNLEAIGAVCHGKGVPFAVDTAQTAGVLPIDMAKCHISFLTFTGHKGLFAPTGTGGICVADDAEITGTIYGGTGVRSAVPLHLEEYPYRLEAGTLNLAGIAGLSAGLDWVEERGVKNIHRHEMELLGLLQDGLLEIPGVKIWGTTSLTNRVATVSITAENYDASDIGTILDVDYNIQTRTGLHCAPLIHEHHGTVPRGTVRLSVGPFNTRDHIETAVKAMAQIAADRFSTTKV
- a CDS encoding DsrE family protein, coding for MKILIVIHDAPYGSEKPYQALRLAEALLRVEKDLELTVYLTADGVLCAKQGQITPNGYYNIERLLKPILQTQCIMICKTCMETRGLKEEELAEGVLQTRLGDLAQLTFEADKVLIY
- the lexA gene encoding transcriptional repressor LexA, which gives rise to MKRHFYLACCTNVQYNWVIMKTMDRVLRTLNEWISECGAPPTLRELAQALGFRSTNSVRYHLRRLERAGLVRRHPGMARGFVPVAPSVIPPPLEGDQILELPILGRVAAGTPISAEENREGSIVLDPQWRKRGAAYALIIKGNSMRDAGIYEGDLALVRPQCRADHGSLIVALLDGEATVKRLELRGNQIRLCPSHPDYEPIPVSRDSRFSILGKVVGIIRQYPERAVEGLVPS
- a CDS encoding DNA polymerase IV, which codes for MTGSAPQRPGDRTILHIDMDAYFAEVEILCNPLLRGKPLIIGGRPGDRGVVATASYEARAFGIRAGMSLTKAEHLCPNAIFLPTDAVKYQSFSIRILKYLLEITPRVEMWSIDEAFLDLSNVIEPRADRFMMPMPSGNGGLSSRPVRETPLFRMASRIRDGIAKEIRLPCSIGGGPNKLVAKMATGLHKPRGLTLLGPRAFRRHFWPRPVEDLMGVGEKTGLFLRRLGFQTIGDLAGADPRPLSHLMGVMAFSIVAGARGEEGSAVVPYGEAAPPKSLGHEHTVSHDLVQEDDVMALLLALTDLVGYDMRRGGYLGRTVVLKMRTHSFNTITRQRTLPVPTNENRVIYSVVQDLFRRHAIGEPVRLLGVKMGQLIPQHREGAEFAPGEHLLPEDRKYQRLLKTLDHLRKEYGTASMFRAATMVGNRE
- a CDS encoding DUF72 domain-containing protein; its protein translation is MNKNPWGPLFGGEQVWAGRGAAHHPQTPGFSLWRPGDPVSVQKIRIGTSGYSFRDWIGPFYPPGTRPAEMLPFYASCFPAVELNVTYYRLPHANTFSRIENKTPKGFEFFVKLQSDLTHKRGYNPSAIEAFLEAIQPLRQAGKYIGALAQFPWSFRRTRENQKYLEWLGSRFPARPLVIEFRHDSWAGEETFQLLKNSDLDFCSVDEPDLRGLFPPMARRTAAIGYIRLHGRNKKDWWTGQGSERYNYLYSKDELQEWVDKIRELADQSEKTYVFFNNCHAGHAVQNAQYLAALLQGEGDFFNPI
- a CDS encoding DUF2029 domain-containing protein, with protein sequence MGRRTFSWILIFYIVIRWILAVQPGYIIDTLTYKRWALGAGREGIPSIYDTVDFDYPPLYIYILYPLGKAYLALAAETPLGTIPDSTLLTLLIKLPPFIFDILIAAVLYLLISRRRLWGPQRAGPKWGRWAALIYLFNPAVLWDSAYWGQPDAIHSAFVLASLFFLGGGRAAGSGVALALGGMMKPLAAPIAPLVAVAAFARDRWKGLLTAGLSGVAVVLVLFLPFLMTGRGSSVLNHVLFDVGLMPFTSVNGHNLWWLLGAWRDANTPFFGPLTPKIFGLGLFGLLSLLILYRSWPVFRRAKDDATFTAALIQSAAIITLLFFFFSTHMHENHLFMAVPLTCALAGRSRNWAWLAGMMTFAVFLNVILHDYDPNPMRRITYYPPFTWGGISPFENLHQHRLFAWGELIGTYLGSLITAGLVMAMFREVWRFLGRARSD
- a CDS encoding ferritin family protein, which produces MQSFGSIDEILDFAIAREVEAAKFYQEMSGRVKRDAMKDLFRDFANEERRHKAKLEKVKQGKLLLISAKKIQDLKIAEYTEEIDMSSGAEFNYQQALIVAMQREKNAFKLYSDLAKLADDEGVRNLLLELANEEAKHKLYFETEYDNHILTEN
- a CDS encoding RnfABCDGE type electron transport complex subunit D, encoding MSNSRYVVSLSPHIRYGRTIRGMILTTMIALAPSVIWGVFTFGFNALLYVALGVFGAVGMEFLLNKITRRPISIGDGHAALVGLMVAMLVPAGVPWWVVFDGAVLAILIGKMPYGPLGGAPLSPALVGLLIMVVSCPNEFAKNVYPINAPETRIEGVAPAESPQTAVRIDPSDAGDYRISDLFLGRQVGPIGTVSPMLLLLGGLFLIWRRVSRWRGPAGFIAGMLLSGAVAHAVDPGLYPPVLFQLFTGIAMFGAFFLCTEWTSTPVTPWGLFLFGFMAGLLTIILRLSGLPYGRVPFAIMIMSLATPLFDRITPTPFGKVVRHA
- a CDS encoding RnfABCDGE type electron transport complex subunit G, with amino-acid sequence MRDQIWFMVLVLAVVGSLAGMALSAVKSVTDPVIEKRILETKIKPSLDDFFGPLQPDNDVIADRIVLDLGKDSRGRKLRLSVFTAKKGGKVIGAALQTAGGGYGGDIQVLTAFDLVQEEILGVKTLDQKETQGLGARVANDKEPFIQQFKGMKFSSGIKLRANGGEVDAISGASISSTAYAEAVDRAAALLEERRADIIGK